Proteins found in one Petrotoga miotherma DSM 10691 genomic segment:
- a CDS encoding DUF4895 domain-containing protein — protein sequence MEELIKFAKNYLNKYKNFLADEFQHFFFGSVYDSEDKFPVYCIFIDEEGRVFETLGPDKPGKVMSVLYPTYYNDLDILVKKYTELSRQYNKIVQPNTAFGIVQSPFKITSYRVWGNERLIKKLIFSEKLKGEEYISLHQNITDEKLKFIIKHYKQWEDDIFYFPYLKDIHILFRVPKYIIYKQFRSVHIYRNWTNIERKSTSKI from the coding sequence TTGGAAGAACTAATAAAATTTGCCAAAAATTACTTAAACAAGTACAAAAACTTTTTAGCCGATGAATTCCAACATTTTTTCTTTGGTAGTGTTTACGATAGTGAAGACAAATTTCCTGTCTATTGTATTTTTATAGATGAAGAAGGAAGAGTTTTTGAAACCCTTGGACCTGATAAACCAGGAAAAGTTATGAGCGTCCTATACCCTACGTATTACAATGATTTAGACATATTAGTAAAAAAATACACTGAACTATCAAGACAATACAATAAAATAGTACAACCCAATACGGCATTTGGTATTGTACAATCGCCTTTTAAAATTACATCTTACAGGGTATGGGGGAATGAAAGGCTTATAAAAAAACTTATATTTTCGGAAAAATTAAAAGGTGAAGAATACATTTCTCTCCATCAGAACATAACAGATGAAAAATTGAAATTCATAATCAAACATTACAAGCAATGGGAAGACGACATATTTTATTTTCCATATTTGAAGGATATTCACATTTTATTTAGAGTTCCTAAATATATAATATATAAGCAGTTCAGAAGTGTCCATATATATAGAAATTGGACGAATATTGAAAGAAAAAGTACTTCAAAGATATGA